A DNA window from Candidatus Methylomirabilota bacterium contains the following coding sequences:
- a CDS encoding acetamidase/formamidase family protein, protein MKRIVALTTVLALVLGAGLYAVAQQPYQLTPMDEAKRDRAVSVAGGRYHVLPATLETTQWGWLDPKEKPKLAINSGDTVAVETMMHAHNAIQPGTTMDDLVKLRLANPGGGPHSVTGPIYVNGAEPGDVMEVRIKKIVPKAFGTNFHLPGKQFPAVGLLAPEFPDGFVRYFYLDWEKRQAEFKPGVVIDLQPFPGILAVGVDPNEPAAKAGPAIKDAKGRTSTLRPWKNSSNMDLNELQEGTTLFVPIFLKGGLIWVGDAHCRQGNGEVNLTGLECAFREIVIQPIVRKDMKLEWPRMENTTHWVMMGFDESLDEAMKIATRETVKFLTEQKMVPMSRDEAYALTSMVGDCRVTQVVDIRKGIHCMIPKSIFVKK, encoded by the coding sequence ATGAAGCGCATCGTCGCTCTCACCACCGTCCTCGCGCTGGTGCTCGGCGCCGGGCTCTACGCCGTCGCCCAGCAGCCGTACCAGTTAACGCCCATGGACGAGGCCAAGCGCGACCGCGCCGTCTCCGTCGCGGGCGGCCGGTACCACGTGCTGCCGGCGACGCTGGAGACCACACAGTGGGGCTGGCTCGATCCCAAGGAGAAGCCCAAGCTCGCCATCAACTCCGGCGACACGGTGGCGGTCGAGACCATGATGCACGCCCACAACGCCATCCAGCCGGGCACCACGATGGACGACCTCGTCAAGCTCCGGCTGGCCAACCCGGGCGGCGGCCCGCACTCGGTGACGGGCCCCATCTACGTCAACGGCGCCGAGCCCGGCGACGTGATGGAGGTGCGGATCAAGAAGATCGTTCCCAAGGCCTTTGGCACCAACTTCCACCTGCCCGGTAAGCAGTTCCCCGCGGTCGGCCTGCTGGCACCCGAGTTCCCCGACGGCTTCGTCCGCTACTTCTACCTGGACTGGGAGAAGCGGCAGGCCGAGTTCAAGCCCGGCGTCGTGATCGATCTCCAACCCTTCCCCGGCATCCTGGCCGTAGGCGTCGATCCGAACGAGCCGGCCGCCAAGGCCGGGCCGGCCATCAAGGACGCCAAGGGGCGGACCAGCACGCTGCGCCCGTGGAAGAACTCGTCCAACATGGACCTGAACGAGCTGCAGGAGGGCACGACCCTTTTCGTCCCGATCTTCCTCAAGGGCGGGCTCATCTGGGTCGGGGACGCTCACTGCCGCCAGGGCAACGGCGAGGTCAACCTCACCGGGCTGGAGTGCGCCTTCCGGGAGATCGTGATCCAGCCCATCGTGCGGAAGGACATGAAGCTCGAGTGGCCGCGCATGGAGAACACCACCCACTGGGTCATGATGGGCTTCGACGAGAGCCTGGACGAGGCCATGAAGATCGCCACCCGCGAGACGGTGAAGTTCCTGACCGAGCAGAAGATGGTGCCGATGAGCCGCGACGAGGCCTACGCGCTCACCTCGATGGTCGGCGACTGCCGCGTCACCCAGGTGGTGGACATCCGCAAGGGCATCCACTGCATGATCCCCAAGTCGATCTTCGTCAAGAAGTAG